In a single window of the Flavobacterium sp. W4I14 genome:
- a CDS encoding hypothetical protein (product_source=Hypo-rule applied; superfamily=51011) — MPINQSESSVSAKSKASIDIRTLEPIMFYSGKQDELQIFLNETEYGELIIKSLSNDQIQVKAVLLDETGEKLNWKQDYKGLRVSVPKTLVTSKKATGRVVKVTF, encoded by the coding sequence ATGCCTATCAATCAAAGTGAAAGTTCAGTTTCAGCCAAGTCCAAAGCTTCAATTGATATCAGAACACTTGAACCCATTATGTTTTATTCGGGAAAGCAAGATGAACTGCAGATATTTTTAAATGAAACTGAATATGGTGAACTGATTATTAAGTCACTGTCTAACGACCAGATTCAGGTTAAAGCGGTGCTGCTTGATGAAACAGGCGAAAAACTCAACTGGAAACAGGATTACAAAGGGCTTAGGGTATCAGTGCCAAAGACATTAGTAACCAGTAAGAAGGCCACGGGGAGGGTGGTAAAGGTCACTTTTTAA
- a CDS encoding hypothetical protein (product_source=Hypo-rule applied; cleavage_site_network=SignalP-noTM; superfamily=49695,55486) encodes MKNKKQLCFALLLTISSGLLITACKKAPVSEPETLNAKPTTLALSSGTTPPSFVTNTKNLNIVMFVPTDNPALADYKTRLTSLLVHFQGWFHTEMLRYGYDKYMGLPKIDSTGLVRFIEIPAQFAQSAYPYDAGISATKILNEIAAYKATHASEFSNSSHTLILLPNRTDGGDQPFYGYGKNCFAVDNANMAVDKIPNATSNLLGGMLHELGHGLNLPHDHAKYASEQPTLGTSLMGSGNVTFSKGQPTFLTEVDAAILNRNEVFQNPLPTEIPYEAATTTINAQFAYNATTQAFNVTGSFTSNKEVNDILIYMDPDLSSSDADYNAVAWRSNPGTGNTISTTIPFSELYYKNNEAYNIRVKLLLKNGGNVSKTYSFSFLNGVPQIGANGSAKFHQNASYGGYGISLPVGQYTTADLISRGISNNDVSSVNLGLGVKVIMYDGDNFTGSSIELTSSSTYVSTFNDKASSIKVIAL; translated from the coding sequence ATGAAAAACAAAAAACAACTTTGCTTTGCATTGCTTTTGACGATTTCAAGCGGTCTTTTAATAACCGCCTGTAAAAAAGCACCCGTTTCAGAACCAGAAACGCTTAATGCAAAACCAACTACATTGGCACTGAGCTCGGGAACCACTCCGCCGAGTTTTGTTACCAATACCAAAAACCTGAACATTGTAATGTTTGTGCCTACCGATAATCCGGCGCTTGCTGATTACAAAACCCGCTTAACCTCTTTATTGGTTCATTTTCAGGGCTGGTTCCATACCGAAATGTTAAGGTATGGCTATGACAAATACATGGGATTGCCCAAAATCGATTCAACCGGATTGGTGCGTTTTATCGAAATACCAGCTCAGTTTGCACAATCGGCCTATCCTTACGATGCGGGTATTTCTGCAACTAAAATCCTGAACGAAATTGCAGCCTACAAAGCTACGCATGCTTCAGAATTCTCAAATTCAAGTCACACCCTAATTTTATTGCCAAACCGCACTGATGGTGGCGATCAACCTTTTTATGGTTACGGCAAAAATTGCTTCGCGGTAGATAACGCTAATATGGCGGTTGATAAAATTCCCAATGCAACATCAAATTTACTTGGCGGTATGCTGCATGAGCTGGGACACGGCTTAAATTTGCCGCACGATCATGCCAAATATGCATCAGAACAACCAACATTAGGTACTTCTTTAATGGGATCAGGAAATGTAACTTTCAGTAAAGGACAGCCAACATTCTTAACCGAAGTTGATGCCGCTATTTTAAACCGTAACGAAGTGTTCCAGAATCCTTTGCCTACAGAAATACCTTATGAAGCAGCCACCACGACAATTAATGCACAGTTTGCCTACAATGCAACAACACAGGCTTTCAATGTTACAGGTTCATTTACAAGTAATAAAGAAGTAAATGATATCCTGATTTACATGGACCCAGATTTGAGTAGTAGCGATGCTGATTATAATGCCGTGGCATGGAGATCGAACCCCGGTACCGGAAATACAATTTCGACAACTATTCCTTTTAGTGAGCTTTATTACAAAAACAACGAAGCTTACAACATCAGGGTTAAATTGCTATTGAAAAATGGTGGTAATGTGAGCAAAACCTATTCATTTTCATTTTTAAATGGTGTGCCGCAAATTGGTGCAAATGGTTCTGCTAAATTTCATCAGAATGCCAGTTATGGCGGGTACGGTATATCATTACCTGTTGGCCAGTATACCACCGCCGATTTAATAAGCCGCGGTATTAGTAATAACGATGTATCATCTGTTAATTTAGGTCTTGGTGTTAAAGTAATTATGTATGATGGAGATAACTTTACTGGAAGTAGTATTGAATTAACGTCGTCAAGTACCTACGTTTCTACGTTTAACGATAAGGCATCATCCATAAAAGTGATTGCCCTTTAA
- a CDS encoding alpha-L-fucosidase (product_source=KO:K01206; cath_funfam=3.20.20.80; cog=COG3669; ko=KO:K01206; pfam=PF01120,PF16757; smart=SM00812; superfamily=51445), with translation MRKPLFLSLLFVLFVQLLVGQTVQNNALEQFKTEKFGLFLHWGLYAQTAGDWKGHKVKGGEHFMLYERIPVQEYGTIADQFNPVKFDADAWVKQAKEAGMKYIVVTAKHHDGFAMYNSTSSDYNIVKRSPFKRDPIAELAKACKKYKITLCLYYSLGRDWQDPDVPTNWPVKAGRSNTWDYPNEDKKVFNRYFERKVKPQITELLNNYGPIGALWFDTPELISKTESAELKALVNKLQPNCLVNNRIGNGYGDFSISEQSLSPSSKKAWESCLTIGQNWGYNKHDSLWKSPEMLVRHLVEVVANGGNLLLNIGPKGDGTFPDWATARLKTIGKWMDINHEAIYASHPWLTIKENSGEKIDIISIEESKNAIKDAVFDGTPKSLTPDIYYAAKDKTVYAFLRSWQKPDVLLKQINKNTLSVKNIELLGNNKKIKWAINNEGLNVDLPIDYKKGSQFPVYVLKITTN, from the coding sequence ATGAGAAAACCGCTTTTTTTAAGCCTGTTATTTGTACTGTTTGTTCAGCTATTGGTTGGGCAAACAGTACAAAATAATGCATTGGAACAGTTTAAGACAGAAAAATTCGGTCTGTTTCTACACTGGGGGTTGTATGCGCAAACTGCCGGCGATTGGAAAGGCCATAAGGTTAAAGGAGGAGAGCATTTTATGCTTTACGAACGGATTCCGGTACAAGAGTACGGAACCATTGCTGATCAATTTAATCCAGTAAAGTTCGATGCAGATGCCTGGGTTAAACAAGCCAAAGAAGCAGGGATGAAGTATATCGTTGTTACGGCCAAGCATCATGATGGATTTGCCATGTACAACTCAACCAGCAGCGATTATAATATTGTAAAAAGAAGCCCCTTTAAGCGCGATCCAATTGCAGAGCTGGCAAAAGCCTGCAAAAAATACAAAATCACACTTTGCCTTTACTATTCCTTAGGGAGAGATTGGCAAGATCCGGATGTGCCAACCAATTGGCCTGTAAAGGCTGGCAGAAGCAACACCTGGGATTATCCTAATGAAGATAAAAAAGTTTTTAACCGCTATTTCGAAAGAAAAGTTAAACCACAGATCACCGAACTTTTAAATAACTATGGGCCCATTGGTGCACTTTGGTTCGATACGCCTGAACTTATCAGTAAAACAGAGAGTGCAGAACTTAAAGCGTTAGTTAATAAATTACAGCCAAACTGCTTGGTTAACAATAGAATTGGAAATGGTTATGGCGATTTTTCAATTTCTGAACAGTCTTTGTCGCCATCATCAAAAAAAGCATGGGAGTCTTGTTTAACCATTGGCCAAAACTGGGGCTACAACAAGCACGATAGTCTTTGGAAATCGCCAGAAATGCTGGTGCGGCACTTGGTAGAAGTAGTTGCTAACGGGGGCAATCTGTTGTTAAATATTGGCCCTAAAGGCGATGGTACATTTCCGGATTGGGCAACTGCCCGATTAAAAACGATAGGTAAATGGATGGATATTAATCATGAGGCCATTTACGCTAGCCACCCATGGTTGACCATAAAAGAAAATAGTGGAGAAAAGATCGACATTATTTCCATCGAAGAAAGTAAAAACGCCATTAAAGATGCCGTTTTTGATGGTACACCTAAATCTTTAACACCAGATATTTATTATGCCGCAAAGGATAAGACAGTATATGCTTTTTTAAGAAGCTGGCAAAAGCCAGATGTACTGTTAAAGCAGATAAACAAAAACACATTGTCTGTTAAAAATATTGAACTTCTGGGAAACAATAAGAAAATAAAATGGGCAATAAATAATGAGGGGCTTAATGTCGATTTACCAATTGATTATAAAAAAGGAAGCCAGTTTCCTGTATATGTATTAAAAATAACAACCAATTAA